The Hahella sp. HNIBRBA332 genome window below encodes:
- a CDS encoding ABC transporter permease: MRFILRRLGFYCAAFAVALTLNFFIPRLMPGDPAATLFVSLRGRMSQQSLDAMRAAYGFDGSLWDQFVAYVFRLMHGDLGVSTVNFPQPASEMLLYAAGWTLFLVGVATLLSFAVGIVFGMLAAWRRGSFFDTLFTPVNVMLNAFTPAVVALLLLYGFALQLEWFPLGRAYDIDLEPGWNMAFIASVLYHSVLPLASLVIIAIGGWHLSMRNTMINLLNEDYITLARAKGLSGRRILFRYAARNAMLPQITSLALTFGFVLGGALITEVVFNYPGLGKFTLAAIEKRDYAFIQGQLLFLTVTVLLANLIADVLNLLLDPRLRDRSELA, translated from the coding sequence ATGCGCTTTATTCTGCGCCGTCTGGGGTTTTACTGCGCCGCCTTTGCGGTGGCGTTGACCCTCAATTTTTTTATCCCCCGCCTGATGCCGGGCGATCCGGCGGCGACGCTGTTTGTCAGCCTGCGCGGGCGCATGTCGCAGCAAAGCCTGGACGCCATGCGCGCCGCCTACGGGTTTGACGGCAGCCTATGGGATCAGTTCGTCGCCTATGTGTTCAGGCTGATGCATGGCGATCTGGGCGTCTCCACCGTCAACTTTCCGCAGCCTGCTTCGGAAATGCTGTTATACGCCGCAGGCTGGACCTTGTTTTTAGTGGGCGTCGCGACCTTGTTGAGCTTTGCCGTGGGCATTGTATTCGGAATGCTGGCGGCCTGGCGGCGCGGTTCCTTCTTCGACACCCTGTTCACGCCGGTGAACGTGATGCTGAACGCTTTTACCCCGGCGGTGGTGGCGTTGCTCCTGCTGTACGGCTTCGCCCTGCAACTGGAATGGTTTCCTTTGGGACGGGCCTACGACATCGATCTGGAGCCGGGATGGAATATGGCCTTCATAGCCAGCGTCCTGTATCACAGCGTGCTGCCGCTGGCGTCCCTGGTGATCATCGCCATCGGCGGATGGCACCTGAGCATGCGCAATACCATGATCAATCTGCTTAACGAAGACTACATCACCCTGGCGCGGGCCAAGGGGCTCAGCGGCCGCCGAATCCTGTTTCGCTACGCCGCCCGCAACGCCATGCTGCCGCAGATTACTTCATTGGCGCTGACCTTCGGCTTTGTGCTGGGCGGCGCGCTGATCACGGAGGTGGTGTTCAACTATCCCGGATTGGGTAAGTTCACCCTCGCGGCGATTGAGAAACGAGACTACGCCTTCATTCAGGGCCAACTGCTGTTTCTAACTGTCACTGTGCTATTGGCGAACCTGATTGCGGATGTGCTGAATCTGCTGCTGGATCCCCGTTTGCGCGACAGGAGCGAATTAGCATGA
- a CDS encoding ABC transporter substrate-binding protein — translation MKIMHALLLSAAMSGSVAAQTVTLEVASFPDLDRGIKAAIPLYQEAHPDVEIKLVSLAFGDHHNAMTTSLATGSNLPDVMAVEVGFIGKFAASGGIEDLSKPPYNALQYQDQFAKFTLPQATGGDGNLAAIPVDIGPGALFYRQDLLQKAGVDESAFSNNWDAFIEAGKKVKEKTGAYMVAHAGDLKDIIIRSDLEDGEGIFFDKENSSLVTSPRFEKAFKVAKAARDAGIDAKVKAWTSEWTEGLRRGQIATQMMGSWVAGHLANWIAPESVGLWRSKQLPDNVYASWGGSFYAIPAKAQHKEEAWEFIRFLALNKSMQLEAFHKLDAFPALVTAQNDQFLQQPIEFLGGQKARVQWKEAADRIPAITVNKYDTIADEIVNAELDKVLLHDKDIKEALADAHKLIKRRVRY, via the coding sequence ATGAAGATCATGCATGCTCTTCTGTTGAGCGCGGCCATGTCGGGAAGCGTCGCCGCGCAAACCGTGACTCTGGAAGTGGCTTCATTTCCCGATCTGGACAGAGGCATTAAAGCCGCCATACCGTTATATCAGGAAGCGCATCCTGACGTGGAGATCAAGCTGGTCAGTCTGGCTTTCGGCGATCACCACAATGCGATGACCACCTCTCTCGCCACCGGTTCCAACCTGCCTGACGTCATGGCGGTGGAAGTCGGGTTTATCGGCAAATTCGCCGCGTCCGGCGGCATTGAAGATTTATCCAAACCGCCCTACAACGCCCTGCAATATCAGGATCAATTCGCCAAGTTCACCCTCCCGCAGGCCACCGGCGGAGACGGCAATCTGGCGGCGATTCCTGTGGATATCGGCCCCGGCGCTTTGTTTTACCGCCAGGACTTGTTACAAAAGGCGGGAGTCGATGAAAGCGCTTTCTCAAATAATTGGGACGCTTTTATTGAGGCGGGTAAAAAAGTGAAGGAAAAAACCGGCGCGTACATGGTGGCGCACGCTGGCGACCTGAAGGACATCATCATCCGTTCGGACCTGGAGGACGGCGAAGGCATCTTTTTTGATAAGGAAAACAGCTCTCTGGTGACCAGTCCGCGCTTCGAAAAAGCGTTCAAAGTGGCGAAAGCGGCGCGGGACGCCGGTATCGACGCCAAGGTCAAAGCCTGGACCAGCGAGTGGACCGAAGGGCTACGGCGGGGGCAGATCGCCACCCAAATGATGGGTTCCTGGGTGGCGGGACATCTCGCCAACTGGATTGCGCCGGAATCCGTCGGGCTATGGCGCAGCAAGCAACTGCCTGACAATGTGTACGCCAGCTGGGGCGGCTCTTTTTACGCCATACCCGCCAAAGCGCAGCACAAGGAAGAGGCGTGGGAGTTTATTCGTTTCCTGGCCTTGAACAAAAGCATGCAGTTGGAGGCGTTCCATAAGTTGGATGCGTTTCCCGCGTTGGTCACGGCGCAGAATGATCAGTTTCTGCAGCAGCCCATCGAATTTCTGGGCGGGCAGAAAGCCCGCGTCCAGTGGAAAGAGGCGGCGGATCGCATTCCCGCCATTACTGTGAACAAGTACGACACCATCGCCGACGAGATCGTCAACGCCGAGCTGGATAAAGTGCTGCTGCACGATAAAGATATCAAGGAAGCGCTGGCGGATGCGCACAAGCTCATCAAACGCAGGGTCCGCTATTAA
- a CDS encoding ABC transporter permease, giving the protein MKLHELQVELGLNKPQTNGLLRWAPAPLRVFLADKRGVAGLAILLLLTAAALGAPWLTEFPPDRMSAMPHLPPDGEHWLGTTRMGKDVFAQLLYGARASLTVGLLAGALATLIGVFVGMCAGYFGGRLDDAISFIVNVALVIPALPLIIVIASFVDSASPMVIGLVLAATGWGWTARIIRAQTLQIRHKDFILAAQLLNEPWWRILAAHILPNMLSLVVSGFVLTTIYAILAEAGLEFIGLGDPSAVTWGTILFWGQQNSALQVGAWWEILPACFAIMLTGAALVLINFTVDEIANPLLRKRRGEKAVIAYLRKKGLPVND; this is encoded by the coding sequence ATGAAACTGCATGAACTACAGGTCGAGCTGGGCTTGAATAAACCGCAGACAAATGGGCTGCTGCGTTGGGCGCCGGCGCCTCTACGCGTATTTCTGGCGGATAAGCGCGGCGTGGCGGGTCTGGCGATCCTGCTGTTGCTGACGGCGGCCGCCTTGGGTGCGCCTTGGTTGACGGAATTCCCTCCTGATCGTATGAGCGCCATGCCGCACTTGCCGCCGGACGGCGAGCATTGGCTGGGAACCACGCGCATGGGGAAGGATGTGTTCGCGCAGTTATTGTACGGCGCCCGAGCCAGTTTGACGGTGGGTTTGCTGGCCGGGGCGCTGGCGACCCTGATCGGCGTATTCGTGGGCATGTGCGCCGGTTATTTCGGCGGTCGCCTGGATGACGCCATCAGTTTCATCGTCAATGTGGCGCTGGTGATTCCCGCATTGCCGCTGATTATCGTCATCGCCAGCTTTGTCGACAGCGCCAGCCCCATGGTGATCGGGCTGGTGCTGGCGGCCACTGGCTGGGGCTGGACGGCCCGCATTATCCGGGCGCAGACCCTGCAAATCCGTCATAAAGACTTCATCCTGGCCGCCCAATTGCTGAATGAGCCCTGGTGGCGCATTCTGGCGGCCCACATCCTGCCCAACATGCTGTCTCTGGTGGTGAGCGGCTTCGTGCTGACCACTATCTACGCCATTCTGGCGGAGGCGGGCCTGGAGTTTATCGGCCTGGGCGATCCCAGCGCGGTGACCTGGGGAACCATCCTGTTTTGGGGGCAGCAGAATTCTGCGCTGCAAGTCGGCGCCTGGTGGGAAATTCTGCCCGCCTGCTTCGCCATCATGCTGACCGGCGCGGCGCTGGTGTTGATCAACTTCACGGTGGACGAGATCGCCAATCCGCTGCTGCGTAAACGGCGTGGGGAAAAAGCGGTCATCGCTTACCTGCGCAAGAAGGGACTGCCTGTCAATGACTGA
- a CDS encoding ABC transporter ATP-binding protein: MASLQLLGVEKSYKGGANIIKKLDLFVEDGEFVVLVGPSGCGKSTLLRMIAGLEEVSAGHILIGDKRAEGLPPSERGVAMVFQSYALYPHMTVAENMGFSLKMAGLPKPQVTQAVERAAEVLQITHLLQRKPKALSGGQRQRVAIGRAIVREPSIFLFDEPLSNLDAALRAQMRLELAKLHKQLGTTMVYVTHDQTEAMTLGDRIVVLNGGHIEQTGRPMELYERPGNQFVAGFIGSPKMNFLPCRVQASSEQGATVQIGSSPRPLQIPAPSGRVAGEPVCLGVRPEHVRLTAPDQGIPARVDIIEEMGDVAVAYLHVPGLEKHLVVKTPTSAMGFYEGGQVGVAAELECCHLFNQQGVNLSLG; this comes from the coding sequence ATGGCGTCCTTACAATTGCTTGGCGTTGAAAAGAGTTATAAAGGCGGCGCCAACATCATCAAAAAGCTGGATTTGTTTGTGGAAGACGGCGAATTTGTGGTGTTGGTGGGGCCCTCAGGCTGTGGTAAATCCACCTTGCTGCGCATGATCGCGGGGCTGGAGGAGGTCAGCGCGGGACATATCCTGATCGGCGACAAGCGCGCGGAAGGACTGCCGCCTTCGGAGCGCGGCGTGGCCATGGTGTTTCAGAGTTACGCCCTGTATCCCCATATGACTGTGGCGGAAAACATGGGGTTTTCCTTGAAAATGGCCGGTCTGCCGAAGCCTCAGGTGACGCAGGCGGTGGAGCGGGCGGCGGAAGTGTTGCAAATCACCCATCTGCTGCAACGCAAGCCCAAGGCTCTGTCAGGGGGGCAACGCCAGCGGGTGGCCATCGGTCGGGCGATTGTGCGCGAGCCCAGCATTTTCCTGTTTGATGAACCCCTTTCAAACCTGGATGCTGCGCTGCGCGCCCAGATGCGGCTGGAGCTGGCCAAGCTGCACAAGCAACTGGGAACCACCATGGTCTACGTGACCCACGATCAGACCGAAGCCATGACGCTGGGAGACCGCATCGTCGTGCTTAACGGCGGTCATATCGAACAAACCGGTCGTCCCATGGAATTATACGAACGGCCCGGCAACCAATTTGTGGCGGGATTTATCGGTTCGCCGAAGATGAACTTTCTCCCCTGTCGCGTGCAGGCCAGCAGTGAACAGGGCGCAACGGTGCAGATCGGCTCATCGCCGCGCCCGTTGCAGATCCCCGCGCCGTCCGGTCGCGTCGCCGGTGAGCCGGTGTGCCTGGGGGTGCGACCGGAGCATGTGCGGTTGACGGCGCCGGATCAGGGCATTCCTGCGCGCGTGGACATCATTGAAGAAATGGGCGATGTCGCAGTGGCCTATCTGCATGTGCCGGGGCTGGAAAAGCATCTGGTGGTGAAAACGCCCACTTCCGCCATGGGTTTCTATGAAGGCGGTCAGGTTGGCGTCGCGGCTGAGCTGGAGTGCTGTCATCTCTTCAATCAACAAGGGGTTAACCTGTCTTTGGGCTGA
- a CDS encoding carbohydrate ABC transporter permease: protein MSAVMERRETPATAQVKTRRRWLTRKTAPYVFISPFFILFAVFGLFPLLFTIYLSFHYWDPSTGLGGMKWVGFENFTFVLTDDWFHKSLYNTFWIALVSGVPQHLAAIPLAFFLHTRLSRWRNAVVGLYFLPFITSTVAISLVFTSLFSRDYGLINVLLTQMGQWEIAGLRPLSWVFPTENIDWNDPGYTKWVISFVVWWRYVGWNTVLYLSALQTIPKDLYEAASIDGASRRQQFWHITVPLLRPMMFLAITLSIIGNLQLFEEPFILTGGLGPGGTSIGGPDQAGKTAAMHMYATAYIESDFGTASAVAWLLFLIIAMMTWANNKAFKEKS from the coding sequence ATGTCGGCGGTTATGGAGCGGCGGGAAACCCCAGCGACGGCGCAAGTCAAAACCAGACGCAGATGGCTGACCCGGAAAACGGCGCCTTATGTATTTATCAGCCCGTTTTTCATTCTATTCGCAGTGTTCGGGTTATTTCCGTTGCTGTTCACCATCTATCTGTCCTTTCATTACTGGGATCCGTCCACCGGCTTGGGCGGTATGAAATGGGTCGGCTTTGAGAACTTCACGTTCGTGCTCACGGACGACTGGTTTCACAAGTCGCTCTATAACACCTTTTGGATCGCGCTGGTGAGTGGGGTTCCCCAACATCTGGCGGCGATACCGCTGGCGTTTTTCCTGCACACCCGGTTGTCGCGCTGGCGCAATGCGGTGGTGGGGCTGTATTTCCTGCCGTTTATTACTTCCACAGTGGCTATTTCCCTGGTGTTTACCTCGTTGTTCTCTCGCGACTATGGGCTGATCAATGTGCTGCTGACGCAGATGGGACAGTGGGAAATCGCCGGACTCAGGCCCCTGAGCTGGGTGTTTCCAACGGAGAACATCGACTGGAATGACCCCGGCTACACCAAGTGGGTGATTTCCTTTGTGGTCTGGTGGCGTTATGTGGGATGGAACACGGTGTTGTATCTGTCCGCGCTGCAGACCATTCCCAAGGATCTGTATGAGGCCGCGAGCATCGACGGCGCCAGTCGCCGCCAGCAGTTCTGGCATATCACCGTGCCGTTGCTGCGGCCCATGATGTTCCTGGCGATTACTCTCAGCATCATCGGCAACCTGCAGCTATTCGAGGAGCCCTTTATTCTCACTGGCGGTCTGGGGCCGGGCGGCACCAGTATCGGCGGACCGGATCAAGCGGGCAAAACGGCGGCGATGCACATGTACGCCACCGCCTATATCGAAAGCGATTTCGGCACGGCGTCCGCAGTCGCATGGCTGTTGTTCCTGATCATCGCGATGATGACCTGGGCCAACAACAAAGCCTTCAAAGAAAAATCCTAG
- a CDS encoding GH1 family beta-glucosidase has protein sequence MNQKFAKDFTWGVATSAYQIEGAANEGGRGPSIWDTFSHTPGKTVNGETGDVACDHYHRYQEDVDLIAGLGVDAYRFSIAWPRVQPDGKGAWNEAGFDFYSRLIDALLVKGLQPYVTLYHWDLPQALEDDGGWRNRDTCHRFADYAAEFMRRYGDCVKTISTHNEPWCTATLGHATGQFAPGYQDEAMAYQVSHHLLLSHGLAMQAMRGVNAETPVGIVLNHTPTYPANPDSEADRQLARLDDGTNIRWYMDPIFRGAYPQDVLAYLGDKAPKVTDGDMETIRQPLDFLGVNYYTRGYFSHANPQTPAPAAMGVTDMGWEVYPQGLAQHLVRITRDYLPPPIYITENGAAFPDRMQEGEVQDLARIHYLQTHLQALRQAMELGADIRGYFYWSLADNYEWNWGYSKRFGLTYVDYATQQRTLKASGHWYRDFIARQRA, from the coding sequence ATGAATCAGAAATTTGCAAAGGATTTTACCTGGGGCGTGGCGACCAGCGCGTACCAGATTGAAGGCGCCGCCAATGAAGGCGGCAGGGGGCCTTCCATCTGGGACACGTTCTCTCATACGCCGGGCAAGACGGTGAATGGCGAGACCGGCGACGTCGCCTGCGATCACTATCATCGCTACCAGGAAGATGTGGATCTTATTGCTGGATTGGGTGTGGACGCCTACCGTTTTTCCATCGCCTGGCCGCGGGTGCAGCCGGATGGCAAAGGCGCCTGGAATGAAGCCGGGTTCGATTTTTACAGCCGTCTTATCGATGCGCTGCTGGTCAAGGGCTTACAACCCTATGTCACCCTGTATCACTGGGATTTGCCACAGGCGCTGGAGGATGACGGCGGCTGGCGCAATCGCGACACCTGCCATCGGTTCGCCGACTATGCGGCGGAGTTTATGCGGCGTTACGGCGATTGCGTGAAAACGATTTCCACTCATAACGAGCCTTGGTGCACCGCCACGCTGGGGCACGCTACCGGCCAGTTCGCGCCGGGTTATCAGGATGAGGCGATGGCCTACCAGGTTTCCCACCACCTGCTGTTGTCCCATGGCCTGGCCATGCAGGCTATGCGTGGGGTGAATGCGGAGACCCCGGTGGGCATCGTGCTCAATCATACTCCCACGTATCCGGCCAATCCGGATTCGGAAGCCGATCGCCAACTGGCGCGTCTGGATGACGGAACCAACATTCGCTGGTACATGGACCCGATTTTCCGCGGCGCCTACCCCCAGGATGTGCTGGCGTATCTGGGAGACAAAGCGCCCAAGGTCACGGACGGCGATATGGAGACCATCCGCCAGCCGTTGGATTTCCTGGGCGTGAACTATTACACCCGCGGCTACTTCAGCCACGCCAATCCGCAAACCCCGGCGCCGGCGGCCATGGGAGTGACGGACATGGGCTGGGAAGTCTATCCGCAAGGTCTGGCGCAACATCTGGTGAGAATCACCCGCGACTACCTGCCGCCGCCGATTTACATCACTGAAAACGGCGCCGCCTTTCCCGATCGCATGCAGGAAGGCGAAGTGCAGGACTTAGCGCGGATTCATTATCTGCAGACTCACCTGCAGGCGCTGCGTCAGGCCATGGAGTTGGGCGCGGACATTCGCGGCTATTTCTATTGGAGCCTGGCGGACAACTACGAATGGAATTGGGGTTACAGCAAGCGTTTCGGGCTGACCTACGTGGATTACGCCACCCAGCAGCGCACGCTGAAAGCCAGCGGCCACTGGTATCGGGACTTTATTGCTCGTCAGCGCGCCTAG
- a CDS encoding LacI family DNA-binding transcriptional regulator, translating to MPTIIDVSELAHVSKSTVSRVVSNKGSVSPAARKRVEDAIRKLGYRPNHFARGLKSNKSDIIGVVVVNLASPFYAQMLSGVQDYISGSDKHLVVTSGYGDLDREVAVINSLLDRRCDGLLLYVENEVPLERLAGVHPGNYPIVTMGRMLPGISKWSARVDNLHGGYMAARYLLEKGHRRIAHLMGPESYLDARLRRDGFLRAMAEQGLTERDYLILSGPYEETFGYQATLRLLDGGARFTAICAGDDDMAAGVYQALRERSVSVPEQISVVGYDDNFHAKLMCPALTTVRQDVMEMGEAAVKLLIERLDNPTMAEKHIVLEPKLIERDSVRDLN from the coding sequence ATGCCAACAATTATCGATGTATCGGAGCTGGCCCATGTGTCGAAGTCCACGGTCAGCCGGGTGGTGTCAAACAAAGGGTCTGTGTCTCCCGCCGCCCGTAAGCGGGTGGAGGACGCCATTCGCAAGCTGGGCTACCGTCCCAATCACTTCGCACGGGGCCTGAAAAGTAATAAGTCCGACATTATCGGCGTGGTGGTGGTGAACCTCGCCAGCCCTTTCTATGCGCAGATGCTGAGCGGGGTGCAGGATTATATCTCCGGTTCCGACAAACATCTGGTGGTCACCAGCGGCTATGGCGACCTGGATCGGGAAGTCGCCGTCATCAATTCATTACTGGATCGCCGCTGCGACGGCCTGTTGCTGTACGTGGAGAACGAAGTGCCGTTGGAGCGTCTGGCTGGCGTGCATCCCGGCAATTATCCCATCGTGACCATGGGACGCATGTTGCCGGGCATTTCCAAATGGTCGGCGCGAGTGGACAACTTGCACGGCGGCTATATGGCGGCGCGTTATTTATTGGAGAAAGGGCACCGGCGCATCGCCCATCTGATGGGGCCGGAGAGCTATCTTGACGCTCGCCTGCGGCGGGACGGCTTCCTGCGCGCCATGGCGGAACAAGGCCTGACCGAGCGCGACTACCTGATTCTGTCCGGCCCCTATGAGGAGACGTTTGGCTATCAGGCGACCTTGCGGCTGTTGGACGGCGGCGCCCGTTTCACCGCCATTTGCGCTGGCGATGACGACATGGCGGCGGGGGTATATCAAGCCCTGCGCGAACGCAGCGTCAGCGTGCCGGAGCAGATTTCGGTGGTGGGGTATGACGATAACTTTCACGCCAAATTAATGTGTCCCGCACTGACCACCGTCAGGCAGGACGTGATGGAGATGGGCGAAGCGGCGGTAAAACTGCTCATCGAACGCTTGGACAATCCAACCATGGCGGAGAAACACATTGTGTTGGAGCCTAAGCTGATCGAACGAGACTCAGTGAGGGATCTGAACTGA
- a CDS encoding ABC transporter substrate-binding protein produces MKATTKIKTRSLMACLALTASVQAAEADQNRIHGGELVLAPTQTNAHVRNFNPYNFSVGAFYAQDFIYEPLWIYNIAHPGQDFPRLAVSFETADDLRSVTYHLRPGVKWSDGQAFSADDVVFTFELAKSHPAFPVGLDIQSDSNPNGLIVSMEKVDDLTFVVRLSKPSGLAHEHIGVMYPLPRHIWKDVQDPTTFANSEPVATGPFTEVRSFSMSQFKVCRNEKYWDAGKPYIDCLKFPQYSGNDQTMLAARAGKIDWLGDGMSDPERTYVNGDKHNKYWFPAGANANLHLNTHKAPFNSLPFRQAFSMALNRRFILDVATFGLTTETQFPIGTGELYKDWYDAQALQPYRYLMEYNPKRAKALLDENGFVDRDGDGWRDNPDGSPIEFKLAVPSGWSDWVNTMMTVSENLRDIGVNAHLSTQDESTWFAGTTQGDFDVYIMWTKPSATPHGTYSLMFATDGLAEGRRLEQNMHGMVIPEINQALDRFAQTQDRAEQKKWLTQVHKQVAEKLPVITLFANPDWYQYNDSRFQGWVTQDNPYVRPMLHLGVPERGVHVLNLSLRKEAAAQVARQ; encoded by the coding sequence ATGAAAGCGACGACAAAAATAAAAACGCGGTCTTTGATGGCTTGCCTGGCGCTGACGGCTTCGGTGCAGGCGGCGGAGGCGGATCAAAACAGGATTCACGGCGGTGAACTGGTGTTGGCTCCGACTCAGACCAACGCCCACGTGCGTAACTTCAACCCCTACAATTTCTCTGTCGGCGCTTTTTACGCTCAGGATTTCATCTACGAGCCCCTGTGGATATACAACATCGCCCATCCTGGCCAGGACTTTCCGCGCCTGGCCGTCTCCTTCGAGACCGCAGACGACCTGCGCTCCGTCACCTACCATCTGCGCCCTGGCGTAAAGTGGTCCGATGGCCAGGCATTCAGCGCTGACGATGTGGTCTTTACCTTCGAGCTGGCGAAGTCACACCCGGCTTTTCCGGTAGGTCTGGACATTCAGTCCGACAGCAACCCCAATGGGCTGATCGTCAGTATGGAGAAGGTCGACGACCTTACTTTTGTGGTGCGTCTCAGCAAACCCAGCGGGCTGGCGCACGAACATATCGGCGTTATGTACCCCTTGCCGCGCCATATCTGGAAAGATGTGCAGGACCCGACCACTTTCGCCAATTCTGAGCCGGTGGCCACCGGGCCGTTTACCGAGGTGCGTTCTTTCAGCATGTCCCAGTTCAAAGTATGCCGAAACGAGAAATACTGGGACGCCGGTAAACCTTATATCGACTGCCTCAAATTTCCCCAGTACTCCGGCAATGATCAGACCATGCTGGCGGCGCGGGCCGGCAAAATCGACTGGCTGGGGGACGGGATGTCGGATCCAGAAAGAACCTACGTCAACGGCGACAAGCACAACAAATACTGGTTTCCCGCCGGGGCCAACGCCAATTTACATTTGAACACCCACAAAGCGCCGTTCAACAGCTTGCCGTTCCGGCAGGCGTTCAGTATGGCGCTCAATCGCCGTTTTATTCTGGATGTGGCCACCTTCGGTTTGACGACGGAAACCCAATTTCCCATCGGCACCGGCGAACTGTACAAGGACTGGTATGACGCGCAGGCCCTGCAGCCCTATCGCTACCTGATGGAGTACAACCCCAAGCGCGCCAAGGCCTTGTTGGATGAGAACGGCTTCGTCGACCGCGATGGCGACGGCTGGCGCGACAACCCGGACGGTTCTCCCATTGAGTTTAAGCTGGCGGTGCCTTCCGGCTGGTCGGACTGGGTCAACACCATGATGACGGTGTCGGAAAACCTGCGCGACATTGGCGTCAACGCCCATCTCAGCACCCAGGACGAAAGCACCTGGTTTGCGGGAACCACCCAGGGCGATTTTGATGTTTACATCATGTGGACCAAACCTTCTGCGACGCCCCATGGAACCTACAGTCTGATGTTCGCCACGGATGGATTGGCGGAAGGCCGGCGACTGGAGCAGAACATGCATGGCATGGTTATCCCGGAGATCAATCAGGCGCTGGATCGGTTTGCGCAAACCCAGGACAGGGCGGAACAGAAAAAATGGCTGACGCAGGTGCACAAACAGGTGGCGGAGAAGTTGCCGGTCATCACCCTGTTCGCCAACCCGGATTGGTATCAGTACAACGACTCCCGCTTTCAGGGCTGGGTGACCCAGGACAATCCCTACGTGCGGCCCATGCTGCATTTGGGGGTGCCGGAGCGGGGCGTGCATGTGCTGAATCTGTCCCTACGTAAAGAAGCGGCGGCGCAAGTGGCGCGACAATAG
- a CDS encoding carbohydrate ABC transporter permease: MERRIILDPGQWIAFMVVAVGAMIMLGPFYFMFVFATHSNTDILSVPPPVWFGGQFVANVQVLLDKLPYFWNNLGVSFYVAVITTALNLFFCSLAGYAFATYEFRFKNLLFMIVMSTLLIPPFLGMIPTTLIMTLFGWMNEPRALYLPMACSALGVFLMRQYISSAIPRELLEAARMDGCGEFATFRHIVLPLTGPAMGTLGLITFITSWNNFMTPLVVMRDMEMYTVPLALRALQGSGQVPWGAICAGSSIAVAPLLIIFILASRRLIEGMTAGALKG; encoded by the coding sequence ATGGAAAGGCGCATCATCCTGGACCCCGGTCAGTGGATCGCATTCATGGTCGTCGCGGTTGGCGCGATGATCATGCTGGGGCCTTTTTACTTCATGTTTGTGTTCGCCACCCACAGCAACACGGATATTCTCTCCGTTCCGCCGCCGGTATGGTTCGGCGGTCAGTTTGTGGCGAACGTGCAGGTGCTGCTGGATAAGCTGCCTTACTTCTGGAACAACCTTGGAGTGAGCTTTTATGTGGCGGTCATCACCACGGCGCTGAATTTGTTCTTCTGCTCTCTGGCGGGCTACGCTTTCGCCACCTATGAGTTCCGCTTCAAAAACCTGTTGTTCATGATTGTCATGAGCACGCTCCTCATCCCGCCGTTTCTCGGCATGATACCCACCACCCTGATCATGACGCTGTTCGGGTGGATGAATGAGCCGCGGGCGCTGTATCTGCCCATGGCTTGTAGCGCCTTGGGCGTATTTTTGATGCGTCAGTACATCAGCTCCGCGATTCCCCGGGAACTGCTGGAGGCGGCGCGCATGGACGGCTGCGGCGAATTCGCCACTTTCCGCCATATCGTGCTGCCGCTGACGGGGCCCGCCATGGGCACCCTGGGGCTGATCACTTTTATCACATCCTGGAATAACTTCATGACGCCTCTGGTGGTCATGCGGGACATGGAAATGTACACGGTTCCGTTGGCGCTGCGCGCGCTACAGGGCTCCGGGCAAGTGCCCTGGGGCGCTATCTGCGCAGGCTCCTCCATCGCCGTGGCGCCGCTTCTCATTATTTTTATCTTGGCGTCGCGGAGGCTGATCGAAGGTATGACAGCCGGCGCGCTTAAGGGATAG